TACTAGGTGATAATCCGCGCCCTGCGCGGAATTATGGATTAAAGAGATTATAACTTTAAAACTACACTTCTTAATTTATCGGTGTAATTTAAATATATTTGAATTAAAAAAACTGTGAAAGTAAACAAAGACTTATATAAATTTATTATGAGTTTAAGATAAAACAAAACATAAACAATAGAATTATTTTCTTCATAATATAAACTATGAATATAAAATAAGAAAAACATAGACAATAAAACAATAAAATACTAAAGAAACAAATTATAAAAAAGAAATTAAATTCATAATTTTGAGAAGGAGACGGTGGTGAGGACTTTGTTTTGAGAAAGAGACGGCCTAGTATTTATATATGCAATGCGCTGGTCTAGGGTATGTTTGCATAACTAATCGTCCTCATAATTTTCGAAATTCAAATTAATATTAAATTTTGAGAACTTACCTTATTCCCTGCTCGTCGAATCACATGGAATATTAAAGGAAACAAAGAGTTAATATGGTCAACTAAATTAAATTTTAAATCAATCAATTTTGATCAAAAATACGTATTTTTATATCTTTTATTTTAGGAAAGCTTGTATATATATTGCTACCACTTTAAAAATATGAAATAGGACGGTATTGAGCCTATATGGCAATTCTGCGAATTTGATTCCTAGATTGGAGTTCTATAACCATAATGAATTATATTCAAAGATGTATATTGTGGCTAATATTAATGGCATGATTATGCTGTTATGATAGTAATTATTGTGATGAGTGATTGTCAAAGTAAATATATGCTTATGGCTGGCGGATGTTTGGCAGTTTCTTGTTCGGACAATATTTATATTAATGAGTTATTGTCAATCAATATTTATGCCAATTACTGGCATCTTTTTTTAATATATATTTATTAATATATTCATCCGTTAGATCTCGTTTTGATATACATGTATCATGCGTGAGTATATCTTATGTGATTATATGATATAATATATAGTAACCGGTTTTGATATAGTGTAATAAAAAGTATTCACGAAAGTAACATTAAAATAAATGTTCTTTACGTATTCTCAGAAAACGTTCTTGTTCGAACAGGTTTTAAATAACATCTTCGTTTAGATCACTAATTACCAATTAATATGATTAAAACATTATGTTAAGCTCTACTATTTATATAAAAACAGAGCGTAGGTTTTTACTCTCCACGCCAAATTCAATCGAAGAAACCAATATTAATGCTCCTCCTTTAATACCGTATATACCACTTACCTAATTTTGTTATTGAGTGATGCGTTTTTGTGAAATAGGTATTATAAGATCCGTGATGGTCACGCCAAAAATATATCAGAAATATTCCCCTATCGATTAAGGTAAGTATTTCGATTCTTTGAATTTTGTTTCCTTTTATACGTTAACAATATTATTGTGTTTCTTTAATATTTTGACCAATTAAGCGTAAGTTATAATTTGAAATATCGAGTTTGCATCGAGTATATTGAAATTCAATTGTGTTTCCTTTTTATTTTGACCAAATAAGCAAAATATATCTGATATCCGTAACGTATAATTTTTTTTTCAACGTTGACAAAAATATTGCCTTTTACAAAAGAGTTAATATTGCACTGGAAATAATGGGATAGAGTGTGTCTTGATAAGGAAGATGGAGGTCTAGGTTTTAAGGATATTACGGATTTTAACACAACAATGCTTGGTAAACAGCTGTGGCGTCTGATCGAGAAGCCAAATACTTTATTTTCCTGGGTTTTCAAGGGACGGTATTACAGGAATGCATCACCCCTGGAACCGATTCGCTCTTATTCTCCGTCATATGGCTGGCGGAGTATCGTTTCTGCTAGATCTCTGGTAAGCATAGAACTAATCAAACGGGTGGGATCAAGATCATATATATCTGTATGGAATGATCCATGGCTCCCTACCACTCGCCCGAGACCAGCAAATAAAAATCAACATATTTTCGACCCAAATCTTACAGTGGATTCTCTTATTGACTCTACTTCGCGGACAGGGAACTCGCATGCACTCAGGGCTTTGATGGATCCCCAAGATGTGAAGATTATAGAAAGTATACCACTGAGTAAATCTCAGATGGTGGACAGGGATGAATAGCATTTCACAAACAATGGGAGGTAAACGGTTAAATCAGGATATCAGGTTGAACGGATTTATCCAGATAGGGAGAGACCACCTTTACTGTTTGGACCCACAGTTGATGCTTTGAAGGCTTTCTGCTGGAAAATACGGTGCCCTTCCAAGTTAAAACATTTTCTATGGCAATTGGTTACAGGTTGTATAGCAGTCAAAAAGAATCTGAAAGCGAGAGGAATACAAGGAGATATATGTTGTGCCCGTTGCGGAGCGGATGAGGAATCGATCAACCATGTGTTTTTTGAATGTCCTCTAGCATTTCAAGTTTGGGCTCTCTCCAAGATACCATCAAATCCAACCATGTTCCCAACGACCTCTCTGTTCACAAATATGGATCACCTCTTCTGGAGAGTCTCCCCACCGATGGAAGATCATCAATTTGCATGAATTCTTTGGTATATTTGGAAAGGAAGAAACAATAAAGTTTTTAGCAATTTGGACATGGAACCAATGGACACCCTCAAATTGGCAGAAACAGAGTCAAGACTTTGGGCTGATGCACAGGTAATGACCGAGACCAGGACAGCGTCCCAAGTTGAGGTTACGACTCCCCCATCAATTCCAGGGAGATGGTGTTTTACAGATGGATCCTGGAAAGAGAATGATGATTTCTCTGGGCAAGGTTGGTTGAGTACTCTAGAAGGGTTTAATGGGTTGTTAGGAGCAAGGAATGTTCGAGCTTGTCTATCCCCTTTACATGCAGAGATGGAAGCACTAATTTGGGCAATGGAATGCATGAAAAACTTACGGCAATTTCAGGTTACATTTGCAACGGATTGTTCTCAGTTGGTGAAGATGGTTTCGGAACCAGAAGAATGACCAGCATTTGCAAGCTATTTGGAAGATATTAAATCCCTGAAAGAAGTTTTCACACGTTCGGAGATTATCTATGTACCAAGGACGCAAAATTCAAGAGTGGATAGCCTAGCACGCAGTGCCAGGAAGCAACCGTCGTTTGTCGTTCACATGGATCAAGATCTACCGGAGTGGTTCACAGAGTCAATATGAGTCTGTATTTGATGACAAAAAAAAACAAAAGAGTTAATATTGCAATATAATTAACGTTGACAAAAAGGTTCATAAAACGTTCGATTATAATACGTGTTCCTAAAATAAGCATAAAAATGTTCATAAAATTATTCTCGTTTCTTTAGTTGCATTATAAAGAAATTTGATATTAGTTTAAAAAATTTCATAAAATGTTGCATAAAAATGTTCATAAAATGTTGACACGGTTTCAAAAAGGTTCATAAAACGTTGCATTATAATACGATTTGATATTAGTTTAAAAATGTTCATAAAATGTTGCATTAAAATTAACGTACACAAAAATGTTCATAAAACGATTTGATAGATGTCGAACTTATTTTGTTGCCTTTTACAAAAGAGTTAATATTATGCCTGTCATAAATCCCTGTTTTTTTTTCAAATCGGATTGTAATCATATAGTATAATGTATATGACCAATGACATTTTGTTGTAATTATTTTAGTTCACAAATGAGTTTTTTAAAAAGTTAGTGAAAGTGCATGAGGTGATGACACATAGGAAATGACACTCATGTAATAAACATATGAGGCCAAGGTTTATTTCTATGAATGTTCCTCCTTTAATAAGAAAGGGATTTGAGGATATGTAAAAAAAAAGGAATAATATAATGGTTGTGATATTCAAATATCGATTTTTTTTTTCCATATATAACTATAGATGTTGAAACTATTAAGAAATTATTATAAAATATTACTACATGAGATACTAAGAGCATCTTTATCCCAGCACCCTATTTGGGGTGATTATTTTTTTATTCTTTTTTTCTTTTCTCTGATTATAAAAAAAAAATTAAAACCCATCAATCGCGGGCTGCCACGTGTCAGTGGGACCCGCGAACAGTTGAAAAACTTTTTCAAGAGCGCTGCTTATTTAGGCAGCAGAAACCCCCTATTTTCGAAAATGGTGGGACCTACCCACTATTTTATTCTTATTTTTTAAGCACCTCTTAAGCTTCTATGGTTAATGCTGCTCTAAGTACTACTTGGAATGTTTCACTATCTCTGACTAGAAAGATCGTTTTTATATACCCTGCGGATTGTTGGCATGTTGTATTGTCGATATATAAGACCACAAAACAGGGAATGTGTTTTTGATGCATCTCCACACCAAAAAAAAGTGTTTTGCCTTAAAAGAAATTGAGTCCTCGTATCAAATCCATGTAACCGGTGATAGTTTTGTGCTTCTTACAACTTTTAAGAGTGATGGTTTTCACTTTTACAGCATTTATAAACTATATTGACTGCTGTCTGATGAGTCTATGGATGAGTCTTACAATTAAAGTAACTTATTGCAGCAAGATTGATTCCATGCTTACATGATTCGAGTTATTCCAGCCAGTGCATCTAACAGCGTCTAAACTACTATCTCGCCCAAACCGCAGTTCATGGTGCAATGGCGGGCTATACTTGCCTCATCTCTGGTCGTGCAGCGAAGAAAGACACAACAAAGTTGTGATTACGGACAGAATGTAGGCGAGGATGCTGTCATTGTTCTCGTGAACTCTGTTGCTGAAAATACACAATGTACTTTTGAAGTCATGTTTGGTCTCTTATAGATTAAGAAGAGAAGCCAAGAGTTTATGCTTCCTTTTATCCCTTCTCATGAACTTTGAAGTTTGGGTAGAGTGACAAACGCCGTTCCAGCATTTAAGGTTTTATTTGCAGGTTGCTATGCAACTAGAAGACCAACTTTCAAGCTTTGCTTTTCGTTTTATAGAAACATTTTATTATGATGTGTTCAAAAAAAAAAACATTTTATTATGATGGTTGGCCAAAAAAAACATTTATGATGAATAATATCAATTGATAATAACACGAATGATCTTTTCTTGGGAATACACATATTGAAACATGAATTAGGAAAAGAATAAGAAGATTCATACACACCTACACAATGGTGTTTTTTTAATTTCTGGATAACCAATTTGGCTCGAGATTGCCAAGAACTGAAGCGTTTAAACAAAGGACCACATAAAGCTGTTTGATTTTCAACCCCTGTAGATTCCAGAAGGATCAGCGTTCTGCACAATCCATGGGTGCTCTAGAAGTTTGTGCAGTGGCAGACGTTGTGCAGACTCCTTGACAAGCATCTATACAATATTAAGTTGAGAAATATGTCAAATTTCAGATTCAACCTTCAAAGACTGTTGCTAATTCCATAAAATGTATATAAGAACCTGGCTAATCAGATCCTTGGCTGAGGCAGACACAATTGGTTTAGGGGGGAACTTGAGGTCGACTTGCACAATCCTGTTATAGATAGTTCGTGTTAACAAAATCAGCAAGAACAACAAACAAATCCCCACAAGAAACATCACAAACCTTCTGTATGTGTCAGAGTGCTCCATGGCTTCAAAAGGAGGTACACCATAAAGGAACTCGTAACAGAGAATCCCTAGGCTCCAGATATCTACACTTGCATCATGTTCAACGCTTTCGACTGTTACAAACAAAAAAATCCAATGGTCACTGTTAAAATGAATTCATATCATAGTAGAGTTAACTTAAAACTTTACCCATCTCAGGAGGAAGGTAATCGAGCGTGCCACACATTGTCCTTCTGCGGTTAAATGTGTGCACTGACCAACCAAAGTCTGCAATCTTGAGCTCACCCTGATATTAAAAAGACCATGAACATTGTTATTAAGCTGGTTTCAGATAAAATGTCAATGCAAAAAACGGGTCTAACCTGAGCACCGATTAACAGATTCTCTGGTTTGATATCTCTGTGTATCACATGCTTGCCATGGCAATAGATGAGAGCCCTCGCCAACGATGCAACATACTAACAAAGCAAAACATACAAAGATGTCAGTTTTTTTCACCAACAAAAGTTTGACTTAACTGTTGAAAGGAAAGAGACTAACAGTAGCAGCTCGTCTCTCGCTAAAGTATTTGCATTTCTGAAGCTCCTTGTAAAGCTCGCCTCTAGCAGCATACTCAAGTATCAAATAAACCCTTTTCTGCAACAGGCCAACAAAGTGTGTTATGCTAAAAAAAAAAAAGGTGGAGGATCTTGGCAACAAAAAGAGGAAACGGATTATAACTTTACCTGATCATAGAAGTAACCATAGAGCCGGAGTATATTGGGGTTACGAAGATGAGACTGAATCTCAACTTCTCTTCTGAGCTGATGCTCGACTTGAGATTGTTGAAGCTGTGTCTTGAAAAGAACCTTTAGGGCGACAATGTGGTTGCTCCGCTTCTCTCGAGCAAGATAAACGTGACCAAACTTGCCTCTTCCAAGAGGCTTTCCAATGTCGAAATCACCCAGATTCCATCTCTTTTGTGCAACTGCTGAAACATCTGAAACCTCCTGATGATGATCACAAATTCCAACAAAACAGAATGTAAGAAAAGAAAAAAAAAACAAATCTACTTTGAAATTGAGCAAAACCTCTAAACAAAACACGTTGAATCGATTATTCAAATTCACAACCCTAATTTCTTGCTCATATTCAAATCTAATCCAGAATCAAGCACCGCGCAACGATAATCACAGATCTCATCGCAACGCAGATCTAAAAGATCCAAGGGATCATAAGGTGAAATAATCGTACCTTCTCCGTAGAGATCGCCATGGAAGAGAGAGGGCAAGATTTGAGGGCGGAGGAGAGATCAAATTGAAAAAAATAAAAGAAACTAAAAGAGGAGCGTGTGTGGGGTGGGGGGGATAAAAGCTTTGAATTAAAAACAAAGAGAGACCCTTATTATATAATAAAGGGAAAATATGTAACGGTCGAATTCTTAGGAGTTGCCACTTGTCAGGATCCGGTTTCGAATTTTTAATGGAGGGGCTGCTGGTTTGGTTTGGTTCGGTGCAATTTGATTTCGACATTTCCGGTTTATTTACTAACAACATTTAGCCATCAATTCAAATTAGATTGAGAGGGCAATAAACATATATTATTA
The DNA window shown above is from Brassica oleracea var. oleracea cultivar TO1000 chromosome C3, BOL, whole genome shotgun sequence and carries:
- the LOC106332213 gene encoding serine/threonine-protein kinase Aurora-1; translated protein: MAISTEKEVSDVSAVAQKRWNLGDFDIGKPLGRGKFGHVYLAREKRSNHIVALKVLFKTQLQQSQVEHQLRREVEIQSHLRNPNILRLYGYFYDQKRVYLILEYAARGELYKELQKCKYFSERRAATYVASLARALIYCHGKHVIHRDIKPENLLIGAQGELKIADFGWSVHTFNRRRTMCGTLDYLPPEMVESVEHDASVDIWSLGILCYEFLYGVPPFEAMEHSDTYRRIVQVDLKFPPKPIVSASAKDLISQMLVKESAQRLPLHKLLEHPWIVQNADPSGIYRG